The Euphorbia lathyris chromosome 3, ddEupLath1.1, whole genome shotgun sequence genome contains a region encoding:
- the LOC136223007 gene encoding kinesin-like protein KIN-13A isoform X2, whose amino-acid sequence MHLLFKVRKRPLSKKETARKEDDIVTVSENALTVHEPKQKVDLTAYVEKHEFCFDAVLDQQVTNDEVYRVTVEPIVPIIFQRAKATCFAYGQTDVISLQPLPLRAAEDLVRYLHQPVYRNQKFKLWLGYFEIYGGKLYDLLSDRK is encoded by the exons ATGCATTTGCTTTTCAAGGTGCGCAAAAGACCACTAAGCAAGAAAGAGACTGCTCGTAaggaggatgatattgtaactGTGTCTGAGAATGCTTTAACTGTCCATGAACCTAAGCAAAAG GTGGATTTGACTGCATATGTTGAGAAGCATGAATTTTGTTTTGACGCTGTTCTGGATCAACAAGTCACAAATGATGAG GTTTATCGGGTTACTGTGGAGCCAATTGTTCCTATTATTTTCCAGCGAGCAAAAGCTACATGTTTTGCATATGGTCAGACAG ATGTGATATCTTTACAACCACTTCCTCTAAGAGCTGCTGAAGACCTTGTTAGATATTTGCACCAGCCAGTTTATCGAAATCAGAAATTCAAACTGTGGCTTGGCTATTTCGAAATATATGGTGGCAAACTCTATGATCTTCTCAGTGATAGAAAGTGA
- the LOC136223007 gene encoding kinesin-like protein KIN-13A isoform X3, which produces MHLLFKVRKRPLSKKETARKEDDIVTVSENALTVHEPKQKVDLTAYVEKHEFCFDAVLDQQVTNDEVYRVTVEPIVPIIFQRAKATCFAYGQTAWS; this is translated from the exons ATGCATTTGCTTTTCAAGGTGCGCAAAAGACCACTAAGCAAGAAAGAGACTGCTCGTAaggaggatgatattgtaactGTGTCTGAGAATGCTTTAACTGTCCATGAACCTAAGCAAAAG GTGGATTTGACTGCATATGTTGAGAAGCATGAATTTTGTTTTGACGCTGTTCTGGATCAACAAGTCACAAATGATGAG GTTTATCGGGTTACTGTGGAGCCAATTGTTCCTATTATTTTCCAGCGAGCAAAAGCTACATGTTTTGCATATGGTCAGACAG CATGGTCTTAA
- the LOC136223007 gene encoding kinesin-like protein KIN-13A isoform X1: protein MHLLFKVRKRPLSKKETARKEDDIVTVSENALTVHEPKQKVDLTAYVEKHEFCFDAVLDQQVTNDEVYRVTVEPIVPIIFQRAKATCFAYGQTDVISLQPLPLRAAEDLVRYLHQPVYRNQKFKLWLGYFEIYGGKLYDLLSDRKYLIIWLNPNRS from the exons ATGCATTTGCTTTTCAAGGTGCGCAAAAGACCACTAAGCAAGAAAGAGACTGCTCGTAaggaggatgatattgtaactGTGTCTGAGAATGCTTTAACTGTCCATGAACCTAAGCAAAAG GTGGATTTGACTGCATATGTTGAGAAGCATGAATTTTGTTTTGACGCTGTTCTGGATCAACAAGTCACAAATGATGAG GTTTATCGGGTTACTGTGGAGCCAATTGTTCCTATTATTTTCCAGCGAGCAAAAGCTACATGTTTTGCATATGGTCAGACAG ATGTGATATCTTTACAACCACTTCCTCTAAGAGCTGCTGAAGACCTTGTTAGATATTTGCACCAGCCAGTTTATCGAAATCAGAAATTCAAACTGTGGCTTGGCTATTTCGAAATATATGGTGGCAAACTCTATGATCTTCTCAGTGATAGAAA gtacttaattatttggttaaatccaaataggagctaa
- the LOC136223007 gene encoding kinesin-like protein KIN-13A isoform X4 yields the protein MHLLFKVRKRPLSKKETARKEDDIVTVSENALTVHEPKQKVDLTAYVEKHEFCFDAVLDQQVTNDEVYRVTVEPIVPIIFQRAKATCFAYGQTA from the exons ATGCATTTGCTTTTCAAGGTGCGCAAAAGACCACTAAGCAAGAAAGAGACTGCTCGTAaggaggatgatattgtaactGTGTCTGAGAATGCTTTAACTGTCCATGAACCTAAGCAAAAG GTGGATTTGACTGCATATGTTGAGAAGCATGAATTTTGTTTTGACGCTGTTCTGGATCAACAAGTCACAAATGATGAG GTTTATCGGGTTACTGTGGAGCCAATTGTTCCTATTATTTTCCAGCGAGCAAAAGCTACATGTTTTGCATATGGTCAGACAG CTTAG